From Pseudomonas sp. G2-4:
GCGGTTCAAGCCCACAAATCCCTTGAGTTGGTCAGCGGCCTGGCAGATGAATGTCGAAGTGGTGCGCATGGTAAACCTCATGGATGCGTCCCTCGGGACGTCTGATCGATGGTTTACACGCTAGGCAAGTAACGCTGCTTCGGGTTTCCCTCTGCCGGGGAAACTGATGCGCTAAGGGTACTGCAAAGCATCCTGAAAATGCGTGGGAAAAATCGCTTTGCACAGGTTTATGTCGGTATAGCGATAGCGCCGATAGCATTCAGTTGTTAAAAGAGAGGTCTTTGCGAAACCTACGAAAGGACCTCGAGTATGCCTCTCACCTTCACCCGTAGCGCCCTGATGCTCAGCCTGTTGCTCGGCTTCGGCCAGACCCAGGCTGCCGAGACCCCAAGCCCCAAGGCCCTGGCAGCCCTTCAGGGCATTCCTCATCCAGCCGTCATCGCCCACCGCGGCGCCTCGTTCGACGCGCCGGAATCCACCGCCGCCGCCTACAAACTGGCCCGCGACCTGGGCGCCGACTATCTGGAACTGGACCTACAACGCAGCAAGGATGGGGTGTTGTTCGTCCTGCATGACGACAGCCTGCTGCGTACCACGGATGTCGCGACAAAATTCCCTGAGCGCAAGGACAGCACCGCCAACGAATTCACCATGGCGGAACTCAGAACCCTCGATGCCGGCAGCTGGTTCAACACCACCTACCCGGATCGCGCTCGACCGTCGTTCGTGGGTTTGAAAATCCTCACCCTCGATGAAGTGATCAACATCGCCGAGGGTAACCCGCAGCACAAACCGGGGCTGTACATCGAGACCAAAGAGCCGAAGCTGTTCCCCGGCATCGAACGCGATCTGAAAGAGAAACTGCAGGACCGCGGCTGGCTGATCCCCTCCGGGTCCAAACTGGCCAAGCGCGCCACCGGGGTCGGTCAAGGCAAGGGCAAAGTGGTCTTGCAGACCTTCGAAAAGAGCAGCCTCGAACTGCTGCATAAAGAAATGCCGAAAGTGCCGAAAGTGCTGCTGTTGTGGGTGGGTGATGGCTACATCGAGTCTAAGTCCAAGGTGACATTTGCCGAGTCCGGCGAGAAGGACAAGGCGGCTTACTACGCCAAGCAGGAACCCAAGGACAGGGCAGAATTCGAGCAATGGGTCCAGTACGCCAAGGCCCAAGGCGCCGCCGGCACCGGACCTTCCGCGGCGTTGACCCATGGCGGCAGCCAGAGTTACTCGGACCTGGTGCAACCGTGGATGAACCAGTACACCCATGACCAGGGCCTGCTGGTGCATGTCTACACCGTGGATGAAGCGGTGGACTTCAAGAAAGTCATGGATGCCGGCGTGGATGGCATCTTCACCAACCGCGCCAGTGAACTGCTCAAGTACTTCAAGCGCCCCGACACGGGCAGCGTGGCCCAGTTGCTGGAGAAGAACGGTTACTGACCCGAACGCGTCCATGGGACAACGGCTTAGTCCCATGGGCTTTTATCCTGGATTTCAAAAGTTTTCCGAATTAAGGGTGAATTAAGTTGCCAGAGATAATCTGAACTCACTTAAACGAAACACGCCTTTAATGACACCAAGGAAAGTACTTATGAAAACGTTGACTGCCCTGTTCACCGCTGCTGCATTGACCCTCACCGCTGGTCTGGCCCAGGCTGACGTTCGAATCGACCAGATTCCGCAACTGGTCAAGGAAGGCAAGATCAAGTCCCTGGAATCAATGAACGAAGAAGCCCTGAAGTTGCACCCAGGGGCCACCATCACCGACACCGACCTGGATAACCACTTCAACGGTTATGAGTATGAAGTGGAACTCAAGACTGCCGATGGCAAAGAGTTTGACGTTGACTTCGACGCGACTACCGGCAAGGTCCTGAGCAACAAGCAAGACACTTGATTCATCTGCACAAAAAAGCCGCGCAACTTTCGAGTTGCGCGGCTTTTTTGCGTTTATAACTACCGCAAACGACCGTCAGGCACTCAACCGTGCGGTCACCTCATTCAACTGCCCCGACAAGTCGTGCAAATCCTGGCT
This genomic window contains:
- a CDS encoding glycerophosphodiester phosphodiesterase, with product MPLTFTRSALMLSLLLGFGQTQAAETPSPKALAALQGIPHPAVIAHRGASFDAPESTAAAYKLARDLGADYLELDLQRSKDGVLFVLHDDSLLRTTDVATKFPERKDSTANEFTMAELRTLDAGSWFNTTYPDRARPSFVGLKILTLDEVINIAEGNPQHKPGLYIETKEPKLFPGIERDLKEKLQDRGWLIPSGSKLAKRATGVGQGKGKVVLQTFEKSSLELLHKEMPKVPKVLLLWVGDGYIESKSKVTFAESGEKDKAAYYAKQEPKDRAEFEQWVQYAKAQGAAGTGPSAALTHGGSQSYSDLVQPWMNQYTHDQGLLVHVYTVDEAVDFKKVMDAGVDGIFTNRASELLKYFKRPDTGSVAQLLEKNGY
- a CDS encoding PepSY domain-containing protein is translated as MKTLTALFTAAALTLTAGLAQADVRIDQIPQLVKEGKIKSLESMNEEALKLHPGATITDTDLDNHFNGYEYEVELKTADGKEFDVDFDATTGKVLSNKQDT